The nucleotide window TCTTGCGACACTCCAGATCTGAAATTGGCTGGTTCCCTCACGctacaggctctgataccaaatttttAAGGATCAGATCTGATAACAGAGATTGGAACTCAGAACAGAGAAGAAAGATgagatgagaagagaaaagaattagatgagaagagaaaagaatgaGATGGGAAGAGAATAGAGAAATGAGATAAGAAGAGAAGAGAACAGAGGTTTAAAGAAGAGAAGAGAGCATATTATTGAATTGAATCTTGAATGAATCCATACAGGTATGAGCTGACCCTTTATACACACAGCAGTAACTGCTCTCTAACAGATTCAGACATCCAAAACTAACTCTATCAAACCTGAACTATTTTAGGTATTTCCCTCCAAAAGCAGTTACACTACTTACACTACTTTCCTAACATTCCTTCTCCTTTTACCATAATATGTAACATTTATCTCTGAAAATTTATTCTTACTAGCATTTTACAATAACGCGGAAATGTAGAATATATATTTACCAAAACATACATaacatatatttaatataaacacCTCTAGCCATCTTATTTAACTTACCAAATCTTGGTAATCTCAATTCCTTCTGGAAATAGACCACCACTGCAGCAAATTTAAGCTTTCAGACAAGCTGCCAGCCAAGTTTAAAATGTAGATTATTGAAAGCTAATCACCTATTGTCTCGAAGGTCTAACACAAAGGCATTAACATTATTACTCCGTAAAGCACCAATAGCTTCCCTGACAGCACctacaaaagaaataattgtcaaTGAGCATGTTGAATGAATCAAATTTTGTAAATTCAACATCTAGCACATGCAAACAGAAATGGGGGTTTGAGGGAGGGATGAGAGTCTGCTAGACACTGGATTCTATTCCACAACACAAGGTCACTCAGCATGCATGTTCATTATTTCTATGGCTTGAAGTGATTGTCACAACAACAGTAAGGAATAAAATAAGCAAAATCTATTCCAACCTTTTAATTTCATCACTGTTTTAGTTTTTATCTGAGACTCGCACAGCGAAATTAAACTAAGCACATCTGATAGGATATAGTGCATGAATAGGAGAATAAAATAGGAGGTTTCTTCTCCAAATGTAAAAGCATAACGCATGTGATATACACATATCTAGTTAACAATTACTTGTTTTCTAAAATTGCTTATTTTTCTGCATATTTTTCCTACAATCATCCTTGTTGGTTTTTAAACATATAAGTCTCTTGTAGATATTAACTTCTAACAGAGTAAAAGTAATTGACAACAGGTCAACTTTGCAAGAACAACAAAACTACAAGGTTTAAAATGTCAGATTGGAAGTCCAAGaaccaaataaaaattttatggggcAATAGAATCAGAATACAAGTTTCCCAAAAGTTGCATATCCAGAAACAGCTCATTCTAACCACTGTTAATTtataagtcacaacacaaaacaaGTCATAATAGATACTCATGCTGAGCCCATGCTAAATGTAATTGGTCTGCAATTTAAACATATAAACATCAATACTTACGATATATACATATTTCAAACATTTTCTATGTCCAAACACATTCAACTTTCTCTAAAAGATTCAGATACCCAGTGCATGTGTTTATTACCAGCAAATTTATATGAAAGAGTGTGTAATCTGCAACATTTCAGTATAATTCCGGAATGattctataataattattaaaaaaaaaaaagaagctatCTCAAACCACCTGAAGCATTTTGGTTGAATGATGATAGTTTAATATACCCAATCCTAGGAGAATCCTTTCCTGAGCCAGGAATTTCACAGAGTCTTGACTTCACTGGATTTAGAGATACCCTTTCTCGACTGGAAGCAGCAGTTGGTTAGTTTAAAATGCACCAGAATATAATGGTGATATGAATAGTCCCATTGTAGCCCAATTTACAACAGCAAAGCATAATGAAGAACCTCGGTAGAAATTATTAGAGGAACCAAATTTCTACCAACAAAAAAGGTTCACAAGCATTAAATAAGAGATAATAAAGCAGCAATCTTACATCAAAGCAAGATGCTTTACTTCAGGTCCACTGCGAACAGTCAATTCCACTGAACTTCCTTCAGGCCCCCTACAAATCACCATATTAACTTAGGCAACcaatacataaaaataaagatataaaAGATCATAAAGGCTCAATACTTCTTAGTTCTCCAAATCAATGCTTTCCAAACTGTACACTTAACAATGACAAGACCATGTAGCAACAATACCCATACATATAAAGTGATATATGAAATGCCTGCAAGTCTaagcaatataatttccaaattaattagcAACCTGTGAACTCAGAAACAGGCAAAATCATTTATGCGGACAAATTCAAGTCAACTAAAGTTCAGTTCCAAACCAAAGATTGGCCACATGAACCCTTTTCTTTAATCCTATCCCATCTAGAGTGGCGTTCTCAATGAGATGATTAGAAATCAAATGCTACTCTATGTCACTGTCACTCTCCCATTTTCCATTCAAGTCCTTCCACTTGAATGCAATCATTGTCTCCCACTGATGCATCACATTAATACCTGTATTGTTGGGATAATACCTCAACTAAAGGTAAGGCTTAAATATTTGATGAAGCACCAGATATGTCTAATAAATCTTTCAAAGactagttcaaaaaaaaaaaaaatctttgacGGCCTTTATTTTCTTAATCCCTGGTGGCTGAGAAATATGAATGGAATTTCAGTTCAGTACAAATATCAGACAATAAGAATAAACTAAATAGATCGATTTGCCAGCTTTAGGTGACTTATAAGTCAAGATACTTACTGCAACCGGTCTGCTGCATCATATATGCCCATACTTTCTGTACTTGTATCATCTATTGCCAAAATAACATCCCCAGATAGAATTCCAGCCCTACTAGCAGGACCTCCTGGAGCTGCTGAAATAACAACAAGTCCAGCAGGTGATCCATCAGAACCTATAGGATAGCCTATTGAAAGCCCTACACCAGTAAGAGCACCTTGTGTTCCAGACTGCCTTCAGAGAAGATGGTAACAGATTTTATATAAGAATGTCAAATTTACACCTTATGAATAGCAAATGATATATTTAAATTTGTATACTAGCTTCCACAATATTGAAGGCAAAATGCAATAGATTACGATAATAAAAGACCTCGTACCCGCAAACTCTTAAACTTTTCAGGCTCTAGAAACCGAGTGAAAGGATCATCCAATGATGCAAGCATCTTCCTTATAGCCATGTCTGCTTCCAAAAAATACCACCAATAGGACTTAGTTAGAATGGTGGTGCATTAGAGGGCTGCTTTAACtactagaaatgaaatgaaacaaagaTTCGTCATTAACTGGCTCTGGGTTGAAACAGTCAAAATAATTATCAGAAGGGCTAAAACAAGTCTGAAAGGTATTACTGAGACATTCATCAACAACATGGAAAGAAAAGACTGATGCTTGTGAAATGATCAAGCTGACAATATTTTAAACATATTTCAGAAAAGAGCATCAGTTCACACTagcttataaaaaaattattgtgtatCTCTGCTTGTACTTCTATTTCACAAAATCACAATGTGCATTAATATACAAAACCAAAAATATTCATTACTGAGTTCTGCAAGCAACAGTTAAAAGCTAGCTATAAAAACATTGCGTAAATTCAAGCAAGAATTTACACAGCATATGGATAGGGGTCAGTACGCTGACACAATTTAACAGGTCTTGTTGCAAATGTTTGGGAGAAAATACAGACGTCCATAGATTTGTGTTTGAGtgcacataaaaaaaataaataaaaaaataaaaaaaaaaaaaccgcaAAGTTTTAGTTTGATGCACATCAAACTAAAGAACAGAAGTCATACACGTCTCGTCTCTCGTGTTCATTGGTTCATTCCGcaaagcattttctctatacctaAACCAACTCTGTCCATTAAAAGTTTTATCAACATAAGCACGATCAATCGTTCTCCACGCCTCGAGGAATAGAAGATTCTCTTCACTGAGCGCCCCTAAATAACACAAACAACAAGAATTAGTACCAAAATGGAAACAACCATTCATCAAAGAAAAATCATTTACTGCACTAATCAAACTACACTCACGAGAGGGCGAATTGCTGGCAGCAAACGAAACTGAGGTAACAAGCAGTACCGTAACAACCAACCGGACAAAAAGAATGGACgcatggtttctaaaattttcggCACAGTTCATTACTCCTTGTCGGCTTCGGCGAGACGAGAGGCATTTCCGGATAATCCGTATCGGATGAAGCAACAAGAGCTCCTGTCTAGGAGCGAATGCTTCATAGTCACTGCAATTTCTACTCCTGCAATTCAAAGGACGCCATAATCGAGCTTCTAGAGCTCGTACAGTTAGGGATTTCGATTTCCATTGCAAAACCTAGATATCAAACGTCCAATCAGAAATATACATATAAGAATCGAAATTGGATGAGCAGAGCATGTAAGGAAGTAAGTTCGGCGGTATGGAAAGTGTACCTGAAAATTAGTGGAGCTGAGAAGAAAACGAGGGCTTCCGTTAGAAAGCCGAGTGTGAAGAGAGGCGGAGAAAGTTGCAGAGCTTGCAAGAACCACCATGGCAACGCATAGCATAGGAGACGATTTCAGTTACTCATGTTTGGAGCGTTTCCTTTTCCACTATCCTTATCGTTATTTATTATTCTAGCCGAAATTCCCGCACttctaatttttgttatttatattAACTCCATCTCAAAgtctaaattaaatatttatatccaaCCTATAAAAAtgttgaattaataaaaaaaattgtaaaaataattatattatgattAAAACGAAAAAATGAGTGTATTTTTTAAAGAAATCTGTCATTATATACTCACAACTAGaggaatatataaattttatttaatttaaattttatttcttaattaatttgatcttgtatatcattaattttcattcaaattttgtctgcattaatttatttaaataatttttaccttttttaattaatttataatataattaattaaaaataatttatttaattattttcatatataaattaatgatacttttataattattttctttaaagtaTAGTAAAACTATTTTATtcataaaaacaatttaaattttattaatctaACTAGTCAAATCATTTGGATTATATTAGTCGTTCTTAATATGATGTTTTAAAATCACTGCTTAAATATTTTTCTTTCAAAAGTTCCTcttgaatttttttattgaaataattattagaaAAAGTGATTTTTAGGAgagtttttaaaatattatttttttataagtctTTCTAGAAATAttatctctttaaaatatttttcagaaattttttttttaattttttcttttaaaataaaaaaaaagttgagaaaaaatttaaacattttttttGAGTAAAAAAAATTATCTCATTGTTTATGACAGAATTACGTGGGCATGTTTaaagttttatatattttaatttgcaataattaactaatgaaaaaaaattaataaaatagatattaaaacattaattaattaatattaaaaagtaTAAATCCAGTAATGATTATGACATAACTTGAGAGTAATTTGCCAAAAGTTACGAAGCAAAACTATATTTGtactcataaaattttcattGTTTATGAAGACATTTCTCATCATCTTTGTaatataacttttattttttaattatttttaattgtaaTTACGTTTTcaatgtaattatattttttatttatttttgagattttataactaaaaaaatataattatttaactaaaataaaaaaataatctaaTACATgaagtaaataaaaatattattatgaagacttaaaaaataattttaaaattttcaagaaaaaattatattaattatataaaaagtaTATGTTTGAGTGAAAGCTAaccatatatattttttataatattattgtaATTAATGAGTGAAATTATTTTGTGTGAAAAgtgttataatataatatattttagtaaaaatagtgaaaaaaaaattaaaaattttaaatctaatattttttaaataaggtattattatctaattaaacttaatttagtAATTGAAAATACATTCTTCACTTAGTAACCTCATATTTGAGTCACTCCACAATTACATATTAAAAacgcattattattaattaaaacgtTAGAATAATATTattcataaaaaaatgaaaaaaaaaaagaagaaattcgcGCTCACATGTATTCTGGGTCCTCGTCTCACGGAAGCGCGCTGTGTTCTTTCCTTGCTTCTCAGAGTTGCCTGTTATAGAATTTTCTCGGAATCACTGTCGCTTTCCCGTGCAATGCCAATTTTCTCGGGAAAATGACGGAAAATTCTGAAGCATGATAATGTTCATATTCTCAAAATGAGGGGCTCCTTTTGTGTGGACGAATCTAATGCCCCATCAACCTCCAGCTCGCATCCTCGCATTCGTCCTCAGCCTACCTCTTCCCGCCGTCACAGGTCTTCCATCGCAAAATCtcctaatttgaataaaattctgGACGTTCTATTAATTTTCAATCAATTTATCTCTTGTTTCTTTTTTGGCGTGTGCTTCAAtttcgatttgatttttgttaTTTGATAATAATTGTATCGTGTTTCTCCGATTCTGCTTTCGATAATTCGGTCATTGGTTTTTCCAGTGGTAATAATGTGTGTCGACTGCTGGCACGAAGCGAGACTTGCCCTCGAGCAAAGCATGCGTCGAAAAAGTTGTGGGGCGAATGCTCTGATCAGCGTCTGGATTCCTTTGAGCTCAGGTCTGAATCAGCCCGAGATACCAGGCGCAATCTCGTTTCGTGGTAACTTTGTGTAAACTTTATAACAGCTTCCTTGTTGTCTGTTTTTAGGAATTGTTTATTGTCTCTTTATGTAAtagtttaaattttgaatttttgttttatttaggGTAGAGGCAGAATCGTTGCTGCATGTATCAGCCAAATATTGTCGGCTGTTACCTCTTCCAAGATCAACCATAGCTGCAGCCTTCAGCTCTGATGGGAAGACCCTTGTTTCTACGCAGTGAGTtcctttctttttgttttctgttTTGTCTTTATTTTCCAGATATCAAGATGTTATGCATTAGATTTAGTGGAGATAAGCTTATGATTTGATTCGTTTCCTCTGCCAAACTGCTGCTTTTGTCTGTTTGTGCAGTGGGGATCATACCGTAAAGATTATTGATTGCCAAACTGGGAAATGCTTGAAAGTCTTGAGTGGTCATTGGAGGACACCTTGGGTAGTAACTAGCATTAACTGCACTTTTTTGTGTTATCGTGTTTTTTAAATCTCAGATTGTAAATGTTTTGGCCATGACTTTGTATCTGAACACCTACTTCCGAAATGATGAGACAGTTTCCGGCATGATGTTCTTTTTTGTTTCAATTATTGTTACACTAAGTGCATGTTTGATGAACTCCAATTGAGCATAATGGAGTGTATGAGAAGAaattcaaattcttaattttttgctctatctctattgtATTTccattccattacaatttacaacattccattgccgttttgcctaACATGCTTTCTAAACATTGGTATGGCGTGTTATCATATGGAGCCTTTTTCACAAAAATGTTCTGTTAGCAAATATACCACTCCAGTCATTGGTTGTACTTTTTAGatggttgaatttcatttttgttCTTGGTGGTACCGAAAaatttattatcttattgatgggTTTCTGCTTACCCTGTATCCTGCTATAATTTCATTTTGATCAAACCTTTTTGTACACAAGCTTTTGAATGCCACAACTCCCTATTTGCAAAGTGTGGCATCTATTTTATTACTTTTCTCCATTTGTTGTGCATATGATGCATACTTTAAGGGCAATGTACAGATAAAGAGTAATGGAAAATGAAACTATATACTACTAAAATTGAAAACCAGGCATAGTAATGTGGAAACTTTATTTtcttagttaaaaaaaattaaaggaaaatatgGAAAAGGATAAATTTGGATTCTAAAATAGTAAACAGAATGTTCAGGAATTATTAAAGCTGTTAATGAAATAGCTTTGGAAAAAATGTGTAACTAGGTAAGGTGTTGTCATGAGTAGGAATGAGAGTGAAAATAAAATGAGAAATTAAAATGAACAGTGTCTGAGCAAGGAGGAGCTATTGGGCTTCAAGTTGAAGTCATGGTGAGAATAGGATTGTCAGATGGGTCAAAGATGAATGAATGTTCAAGTTCTGACTTCTGATAAGTTTTTGACAGCAAATTTTGGGGATTTTAAAGAGGAAAAGAGGAAAGAGACTATGAGTGCAAGTTTACTATAATTTGGTGCATTTGGGTAGAGGAGAATGCTAAGATCTTTAGGGAAAAAGTTCTTCCTGTGAAATTATTATATGATGAGAGTCCTCTAATTTCAGTAATCCCTTTGTGCTGGTCAATGGCTTTTTTGCTAGGAGGTGCATCATTCTTTTGGTTCATATGAAGCAGAATTGTTTTCTTAGATTTCTTATATCTTTCTCCATATTCCTACTCTGAAGTGCTCCTTCTAATAGTCAGCTTACATATTAGTATCAATTGAAACTGTTGTTGTAGTTGGACATCATACATATGGAAATTTTGGTCCACTaattttcatggaattttcaaaTATTACCAAGAAAACCCTAGTTCTAAATTTGGTAGATCCAGTAAGGAGTTTTCCGTGCAAGGGATTTGACACCATTTGAATTTGTGGATCTAGTAATTTTAAGTTATCTGATGAAAGTTGATGCCTGCTGGTGTACATTATGGTTATGCTTTTGACTGCTCCATTATCTCTAGTATGGCAATATAAAAATAGAGGGGAGACATCCTTACCAGCTATTGTGCTAATGACACGACGTTCACTTCGTGCCATGCATTTTCACCCTCACGGTGCTTCATTTCTCTTAACAGCAGAGGTGAAACGTCTTTGTTGCATCAGTTACGATTGACTTTACTACGCCACAATGTATATGTAATGTTTTGCTAGTAATAATTTACTTAGTTTACAATGTTGTGCATCTAATATTTCATTGGTTTGTAGGTAAGTAAATGACCTCGATTCATCTGATTCCTCAATGACACTTGCAACTTCTCCAGGGTACCTGCACTATCCTCCTCCAGCTGTATATTTGGCAGATGCTCATCATGGTGGCTGTCTTTGTTTAGGGGATGAACTGCCTTTATTGTCCTTGCCTGCCCTTATATGGCCTTCATTTGCTAGAGATGTTGTTAGTATACCTCAGCAGCAAACTGATGGAGGTGTTAGTTCAAGTCATGTGCAACGAAGACTTGATCCTTCCACTTCTGTGCAGCTTGTGACATATCCAATTCCATCAGGGCAGTATGAACTGCTGTAGTCTCCCATTGAACCTAATGGCTCATCTCCTATGCCAGAAGAAACTCGGACTGATTCTTTCATGGGTGACATGGATAATGAAGCTCCCCAATTTGCGATGGATAATGCTGAGACTGCTGAAGTGCAGACTGTCGAGAGAAATGATTCCATCCCACCCTTTGGTGATCAACTATGCTGGGAAGTTCCTTTCTTGCATGGGTGGTTAGTTGGCCAGAGCCAAATGGGGTGCTATGCAATGGGTTCCCTTAGTGGTGTGGCTCATGAAAATTTAAGAGCATTTGGTGAAACAGAAAATTACTCATCATCACCTGTAATTCCAATCAGTATTGGCCTATCTAGGGGCAATGAGAGATTCAATCTGTGTTAAAGATCTTCACGATCCCAAACAACATCTGCAACTGAGTCTGGTGAAAGTATTGCTTTTGATAGCGTCGGAAGGAATGAAAATGTTGCTCTGCCTGTTGCTAGCAGAATCCAATCTGAACTTGCTACCTTTCTGGCTGCAGCTGCTGCATCAGAGTTACCTTGCACTGTCAAGTTAAGAATTTGGCCATATGATGCAAAAGATCCCTTTGCCCCTCTAGATGCCCAGCTATGTTGCCTAACTATACCACATGCTGCACTTTGCAGGCATAACCCTTCTATTCTTTTAAATTCTTTGCAATGTGCAATTCAAGTCCTTCTAAAAAATTGCTATTGGCTTATCTGTATTTTCTAGGTATATGATTCATGATTTCATTATCTAAACTTAATTTCATTATCATATGAAAAAACAGAATCAAAGAACTTAATTTCATTATCTAAACttaacttcaaccatccggctttaatcctatgactaacatcctcctcacatcccccatctacttgaaggactgagcctagatatttaaagtgattactttagaacagtaccactccatttaaactaactccttccctatcaccagtttggccttcactgaactggagacgtgccacgggagttttatgtgatcgtaagattcccaataaattaaaaggaaaattttaccgtacagccatacgaccggctatgttatatggtagtgagtgttgggcactgaaagagtcatatgcatTTAAGTtaagagttgtagagatgagaatgttaaggtggatgagtggccatactagactagataaagtccgtaacgaAAGTAtttgagaaaaggtaggagtggtgccaattgaagataagttgagagaatggagattaaggtggtttggtcatgtgaagcgtagacatacggagtctccagttagacaagtagagcacattaggttagaggatagaaagaaaaaaagaggtagacctaaattgacttggaggagagtagtacaacatgacttagaagtattacacatttctgaggatttaacccaaaatcgttcagagtggaaaaagcgaatccatatagccaaccccaaatttttgggataaaggcttagttgagttgagttgagtatgaaaAAACAGAATCAAGATTAAAACAATTGCCTTCCATGAATATTTGTGAGCTTTTCAGATTTCCTAATTGTAATGCTGTGGTATCACAAACTGCATCTTTCTGAGCTATTACATGTTAGAATATGCATGCAGTGAAATGGGTGCCCATTTTTCGCCTTGTGGGAGATTTTTAGCAGCTTGTGTTGCATGCATGCTACCTCATCCGGAAGCTGATCCTGGCTTACAAGGGCAGGTGCTCCATGATAATGCAGGTGCTGCAACATCTTTAGCCCATCAAGTTGTGTATGAGCTTCGGATATATTCCCTTGAGAATGCAACATAATGCTTAAACACATTATAAATCTTAATTCTTTGCATATATATCTCTTTGTTTTATTCTTATGGAATATTATCCataaatctagatttggtttggtGCTTGCATCCCGGGCTATAAGAGCTGCTTGCTGTTTAACTTGAATTCAGGTCAGTTACTTTTAGAAGGTCAACCCTTCATCTAGACTGGGGTGCTAAACATTAGTGTACCATATATGTCTGTGTGTGTATTTTCCTTCTTTCCATTTTCTTCTTCCAAATTTTAGATGTTTCTGGAATTGTGTAATAATTAATAACTATATAGTTATATTATCAAGGGATATGATATCTAATGGAATAGTTGTTCAAAACTGCAAACGCAATTTatttgaatgttgattgaatttCACCAACAACATTGTGTAATTGGTGCGATACTCCTTCACTGAATGATCTCTGTTCCTTTTATAGGATCTATAATTATCATATTCTGTTTCACTTGGTTTTTTATTCTTGTTACTTGGACTTGGATAAGGGTAGGTATCTGGGGATTGGACTCTCATATTTTCCAATGTTTTTGTAGATTTTCCCACTCATATAAAATCCTAAATTTTATGAACTAATGTCTGAATATACTTATCTGACATGGATAGTTGGATACTTTATGGTAAATTGAAGAGTTGAAGTAACTGTTGTCCTACACAATAACTGTGATTCAGTGATTGTCCTGCTACTGTTAGTTAATGGATAATCTTTCATAACATTTTTCCAACAGTTATGATAAGAAAACTACTTAATATGTAATAACCAAGTGAATGGGTTTCTTACCAAATTGAGGAATTGGGGGTGGAGGAcaggagggaaaaaaaaaaagaaaaaaaagatgcACATTTGGTCCATTTTCCACGGTGGTCAAAAGGCCTTATCTCTCGAGTGGTCTTTCCCTCAGATTCCATGGTCTTACACGTGCTCATTTCCACTCCTTTGTTGGTGGCCTAGAAACCATAAAAAACTTAATTGCTATTCCAGTCTGGAGTCAGTAGTTCTAACTTACAAGATGGTCAATTAATTTTAG belongs to Hevea brasiliensis isolate MT/VB/25A 57/8 chromosome 4, ASM3005281v1, whole genome shotgun sequence and includes:
- the LOC110642508 gene encoding carboxyl-terminal-processing peptidase 2, chloroplastic isoform X2, which encodes MNCAENFRNHASILFVRLVVTVLLVTSVSFAASNSPSRALSEENLLFLEAWRTIDRAYVDKTFNGQSWFRYRENALRNEPMNTRDETYMAIRKMLASLDDPFTRFLEPEKFKSLRSGTQGALTGVGLSIGYPIGSDGSPAGLVVISAAPGGPASRAGILSGDVILAIDDTSTESMGIYDAADRLQGPEGSSVELTVRSGPEVKHLALIRERVSLNPVKSRLCEIPGSGKDSPRIGYIKLSSFNQNASGAVREAIGALRSNNVNAFVLDLRDNSGGLFPEGIEITKIWLEKGVIVYICDSRGVRDIYDADGSGALAASEPLAVLVNKGTASASEILAGALKDNKRAVLYGEPTFGKGKIQSVFQLSDGSGLAVTVARYETPSHTNIDKVGIVPDHPLPKSFPKDEESFCGCLQEPASACYIDRVQLFAR
- the LOC110642513 gene encoding LOW QUALITY PROTEIN: uncharacterized protein LOC110642513 (The sequence of the model RefSeq protein was modified relative to this genomic sequence to represent the inferred CDS: inserted 3 bases in 2 codons; substituted 6 bases at 6 genomic stop codons); the protein is MRGSFCVDESNAPSTSSSHPRIRPQPTSSRRHSGNNVCRLLARSETCPRAKHASKKLWGECSDQRLDSFELRSESARDTRRNLVSWVEAESLLHVSAKYCRLLPLPRSTIAAAFSSDGKTLVSTHGDHTVKIIDCQTGKCLKVLSGHWRTPWVVTSINCTFLCYRVFXISDCKYPVRSFPCKGFDTIXICGSSNFKLSDESXCLLVYIMVMLLTAPLSLVWQYKNRGETSLPAIVLMTRRSLRAMHFHPHGASFLLTAEVKLNDLDSSDSSMTLATSPGYLHYPPPAVYLADAHHGGCLCLGDELPLLSLPALIWPSFARDVVSIPQQQTDGGVSSSHVQRRLDPSTSVQLVTYPIPSGQYELLXSPIEPNGSSPMPEETRTDSFMGDMDNEAPQFAMDNAETAEVQTVERNDSIPPFGDQLCWEVPFLHGWLVGQSQMGCYAMGSLSGVAHENLRAFGETENYSSSPVIPISIGLSRGNERFNLCXRSSRSQTTSATESGESIAFDSVGRNENVALPVASRIQSELATFLAAAAASELPCTVKLRIWPYDAKDPFAPLDAQLCCLTIPHAALCSEMGAHFSPCGRFLAACVACMLPHPEADPGLQGQVLHDNAGAATSLAHQVVYELRIYSLENATFGLVLASRAIRAACCLTXIQFSPASEHXLLAYGHRHSSLLKXVVIDRETTVPIYTILDVYRVSDMELVRVLPSAEDEVKVACFHPSVGGGLVYGTKEGKLRILQYDTSHATNCLDEHMLEVEAVTNVPTYVLEC
- the LOC110642508 gene encoding carboxyl-terminal-processing peptidase 2, chloroplastic isoform X1; its protein translation is MLCVAMVVLASSATFSASLHTRLSNGSPRFLLSSTNFQVLQWKSKSLTVRALEARLWRPLNCRSRNCSDYEAFAPRQELLLLHPIRIIRKCLSSRRSRQGVMNCAENFRNHASILFVRLVVTVLLVTSVSFAASNSPSRALSEENLLFLEAWRTIDRAYVDKTFNGQSWFRYRENALRNEPMNTRDETYMAIRKMLASLDDPFTRFLEPEKFKSLRSGTQGALTGVGLSIGYPIGSDGSPAGLVVISAAPGGPASRAGILSGDVILAIDDTSTESMGIYDAADRLQGPEGSSVELTVRSGPEVKHLALIRERVSLNPVKSRLCEIPGSGKDSPRIGYIKLSSFNQNASGAVREAIGALRSNNVNAFVLDLRDNSGGLFPEGIEITKIWLEKGVIVYICDSRGVRDIYDADGSGALAASEPLAVLVNKGTASASEILAGALKDNKRAVLYGEPTFGKGKIQSVFQLSDGSGLAVTVARYETPSHTNIDKVGIVPDHPLPKSFPKDEESFCGCLQEPASACYIDRVQLFAR